The genomic window TAAGGCTTTTGAACCATGTCCTAAGGGGTGAGTTTCACGCACCGGGCATAAGGCTTTTGATGGAAAGGGCGGGCATAAGGGATGAAGTAAGCTCAAGGGACATAGCCTTTTCTTTGGCACCTCGCTTAAACGCTCCTGGTAGGGTTGCCAAGCCCTATGTTGCTCTCAAACTACTTCTTGAAAAAGATGAAGATAAGGCGAGAATGCTCGTAGAAAGGATAGACAAGCTAAACCAACAGAGAAGACAGCTAAGCCATTTAGCCTTGGAGAAGGCTATGGAGCAGGCTATTGTTCAAAAAGAGAAGAGCGTCATTATAGTGAAACTTGAGGACTGGGCTGGTGGCGTTGCGGGCATAGTGGCAGGAAGGCTCGCAAACATGTTTACAAAACCCACAGTGGTAATATCCGTAGGCAAAGAATATTCAAGTGCATCTGTTAGAGGAACAGAGGGTATGGACGTGCATTCTGTCCTAAAAAAACTGTCCTATCTCTTCATAAAATGGGGTGGACATTCTACCGCAGCAGGCTTCACCATAAGGACAGAAGACATACCTCACTTTGAAAGCCTTGCAAGGCTTCTTTTCTCAGAGATTACCTCAGAGGAGGGTAAGCTATACATAGACATGGACCTTCCCTTGGGCTATGTGAACCAAGAGCTTTTTGACGCTATAAGAGACCTTGAGCCTTACGGTGAAGGCTTCCCAGAACCCCTCTTTATGTCAGAACCTTTGAACCTTAAGCCTATAGGCGATAACGGAGAGAGATTGATCTTGAAGTCGGACCGCTTTAACCTAATCTCTTGGGATAGCACTATAAACAAAAAGGTCTACGCCCTTACTTCAAGACCCAGAAGAGTAGTCTATCAGCTAGACAGGAGAAGACCCAATACACTTCTGCTTGTGGATGTGGAGGCTTAGATGGCTCTTGGAAGAGGTCATGATTTTGTAAATCTCCTTGCACTTCCTGCTTGCCTATACTTTGTCCCAAGGGAGTTCTTTCTTCCCTTTGTGGGAGGCTACCTTGTGGGGACTTTTCTTCTTTCTCCAGACCTTGACCTTCCTCGCTCAAAACCCTCCAAGAGATGGAAGACACTGAGATTTATATGGAAACCCTACCAAGCTCTTTCAAAGCACAGAGGGACATCTCATGTTCCAATTCTTGGAACTTTTCTTAGGCTTACATACTTCTTGTTGGTGGTTATGTTTTTCTACTTTGTCCTACTTGGTGTCTCCTCTAAGTATATGCCTGAGATTAAAGAGCTTCTCCTTAGCTTTGACCCCTTTGAACTTTTCTCAAAGCTCGCCAAAAGGGAAGAGGTCTTCTACTTTGCCCTTGGCGTGGTTCTTTCTGAGGTTTTTCATGTTTCCCTTGACCTTTTGACCAGCAGGCTTAAAAGGTTTAAAATATAGATGTGAGACTTCTAATACTTGCCTCTGAATCAAAGAGGAGGGTTCAGATACTTAGTATGCTTGGCTTTAAGTTTTTGGTAGTACCTTCTTATTTGGAGGAGAAACATCATAACAAACCCATACTCACCGCAAGAAGGCTTGCCTTCAAGAAGGCTTTTACCGTTTGGAAGGACTACAAGTTTGCCACCGTTTTAGGAGCGGATACCATAGTGGTCCTCGGGAGGGAGGTCCTTGGAAAGCCAAAGGACAAAGAGGAGGCCATAGGAATGCTTCGCAAGCTCTCCGGAAAGTGGCACAGGGTTATAACGGGTGTTTCTATCATATCTCCAAAGGGGAGGTATACCTTCCATGATACCGCATGGGTAAAATTTAGAGCTATGAGTTTGAAGGATATTGAAGAGTACGTAGAAACAGGAGAGCCTATGGATAAGGCAGGAGCCTATGCGGTTCAAGGCATGGGTGCAAGGTTTGTGGAAAGGATTAAGGGAGACTTTTACACAGTTATGGGTCTTCCTGCAAGCAAAACCTACGAGGTGCTTAAAAGTGTTTTGGATTAGCCTGTTTATAGTGTTTTTGTGTGGCTGTTCTGCAGTGGTAAGCAGGGAGGACAGCAAAATGGACATAGGCGGTGGAATGCAGATACAGATACAGCACAGGAGGTAAGCCATGCCATTAAAAACAGGTGATAGAGCAAAGCCCTTTGAGCTTCCCGACAAGGATGGGAACTTCTACTCCCTTGAGGACCTTCAGGGCTACAAGCTCCTTGTATTTTATAAGGTTACCTGCGGTGCCTGTCAGCTTACGTTACCCTTTGTAGAAAGGATCCATAGATTATACGGGGACAAGGTGGCTGTGCTGGGCATAGCCCAAGACCCAGAGCATGCGGTGGAAGATTTTGCCAAAACCTACAGGCTAAGTTTTCCACAGCTCATAGACCATCCTGACTACGGTGTCTCTGTGGACTACGATGTGCAGGTGGTGCCTACCATATTCCTGATAGACCCAGAGGGTTTCATAGAGTTTGTAAGCCACTCCTTTGTAAAGGCTGAGCTTCAGAGGCTCACAGAGAGGTTGGCTCGTATAGCCCAGGCACCCTTTGAGGACATCTTTGCAGGTCAACGCGTGCCTGAGCTAAAGCCTGGCTGAGGCTCAAGAAGTAGGCGTTAGGTTAACGCTATGAGCTGTGATAGGCTAAAAGAGGTGGAAGAGAGAATTCAAAGAGCCTGCGAGCACGCAGGGAGAAGGAGAGAGGAGGTTCTACTCCTTGGAGCCTCCAAGTCTGTGCCTTCAGAAAAACTTAGGAATTTCTTCCACTGTGGTCTTAGAGCCTTTGGAGAAAACCGCGTCCAAGAGTTTTTGAAAAAATACGAAGACCTAAGAGACCTGCCCGTAGACTGGCACTTCATAGGGAGGCTCCAGAGCAACAAGGTAAAATACATCATAGATAAAATAAGCCTTATACATTCCCTTGACAGGGAAAGCCTACTGGAAGAGATTCAAAACAGAGCGGGCAGGCTTGGAAAAGTTCAAGAGGTTCTCATAGAGGTCAATGTGGGCGGTGAGGAGACAAAGGGAGGCGTTGAGCCTGAAAATCTGAAGGAATTCTTTGAGAAATGCCTAAGGGCTAAAAATGTAAAACCTCTCGGGCTTATGTGCATACCCCCCTATAGAGAAAACCCCGAGGAGGTGCGACCCTACTTTGCACTTCTGAGAAGTTTAAGAGACCAGTTAGAGCAAGAGTTTGGTCTCAAACTGCCTCACCTCTCCATGGGCATGTCCTACGACTTTGAGATAGCGATAGAAGAGGGGGCAACTATCGTAAGAATTGGCACTCTACTCTTTGGAAGCCGGGTTTAAATAAACCTCCCTCACTGGGAAAGGTATCTTTATGCCCTCTTGCTCGTATCTTTTCTTTAGCCTCTTTATAAACTCATGCCTCAGAAGGTGCTGGCTTCCGAAGTCCTTTGCTCTAAGTATCACATTAAAGTTTATAAAAAAATCTCCAAAGGCAGTAAGACGTATCATTGGCTCAAAGTCTGGCACTCCACCTTCTACTTCTTTTTGCACCTCCCTTGCCACTTCAAGAGTAACCCTTTCTACCTTTTCTAAATCGCTGTCATAAGAAACACCAACAGGCACTATTACACTCATTTCTGGCTGAGGCATGTGGAAGTTTGTGATTATGGAAGTGGAAAGTTTAGAGTTCGGCACTATTATAAGGTTGTTTGCAGGCTGACGCAGAATTGTGTTTCTCCATGTTATGTCCTCTACAAAGCCTTCTTCACCACTTTGAAGCCTTATGTAGTCTCCTACCTTTATTTGCTTTGTTGCTAATATATGAAAGCCTGCAAAAAGGTTCTCAAGGGTATCCCTGAGAGCCAGAGCTACCGCCAAGCCACCCACACCAAGTGCAGTGAGAATAGGCGTTATGGCTACGCCGATCTTATCAAGGGCTATGAGCACTCCCACCACAAGAATAACAACACGAGAAACCTGAACCACAAGGGAAGTGGCAGGAAGGTCTTCTCTGTATCTGTTTATGTATAGTCTAAGAAAGCCACCTACCAGTCTTGATACGAAGAGCGCGAAGGAAATAATAAAAAGAACCCATAGGGCTTTATCCTTAACTAAGACGATACTCTTAGGTAGTTTTAGCTCCTCTGAAACCAGATATAAGGCGACCAGAAAGGACCAAAGGGTAGGTATATACCTAAGAGAGTCTATTAAAACCTTATCCCAACCCCAAGGGCTCTTTTCTGATAATTTTCTTAACTTATAAAACACAAACCTCTCTACAAAGAGACCCAACGAAGGAACGAGTATAAGTATTAAAAGAAGTACACCGTAGGTTTTTAAGAGGCTCATAGAGTAAATTTTAGATTAAAAGGCGGGCAGAGCCCGCCAAAAACTTTTAGATGTAGTTCCTTGCTATGATAATAAGCCCTGTGCCAACAAAGACTATAGCCCAAAGTATCACTATAAACACAGATACTTCACCAAGATGATGTTCTGTCTCGCTTGCCTGATATACTTCACCTTTTGGTGTTCTCCCTGCCTTATAAGCCATCCACCAAGCGTAGGCGTAGAGTATAAGACCTGTCAGAGTTGTTCCTAAGAAGAGCATTGGGCTAAGCCATTCAAGGTTCACCTTGTATTCGTATATGGAGTATCCAAAACGTACGGTAGAGGCGACCCTGAGGTATTCTCTAAAGACCGCTATAAGAAGAGTTGCCACCGTGCCAGCAACGAGAGAAGGAATTGCCATACCAATGGGGTTCTTTTGGGCTATGAATATAACACCCGCACAGAGCAGTAGTCCAAGGACAGAAAGCCATGCAAAGATGCTACCCTTCGCGTTCCAATCTGCTGGAACGGAGAATATGTAAAGCACATGGAAGACTATCCAGCCAGCACCACCCATGAGAGCAAGCTTTGCACCAAGTTTTGCAGAAAAGTTTACATAGTCCCTTTCAAACTCTGGTCTTTTTCCAAAATACCAAGCGTATAGCATCATAAAGACGCCAATAACGGAAATAGCAGGAAACACAAGAAAGGCAAGGTATCTGAATATGTTAAAGGCGTATATACCCCAACCAGTGTGGTTCATGGTGGTTCCGCCAGAGGTATACCACTCTACCCACTTTTCTGGATAGAGAGCCTGGTAGTTAACCACATGGATTATAAAGCCCACTAAGAGCAAGAAGATAACACCACCTATAGAAAAAAGGGTGGCAATCTGTGGTTTCATCCTTGTAAAGTATGCACCCCATATAAGATAGTAGCCGATAAGCAGGGAAACTATGAACATAATATACCAGCTTGCAGATAGGTTAGCGGATGCATACCAAAGTGGGTCGTAGATGACTTGATAAAACAGCAGAGGTGCTACTCCCAACACTATAGCCAAAGATACAGAGACCTTTGAAAGCTCAAGCATAGCCTTTGCAAGCCTTTGGTGGTTTGGGTCTTTTCTTGTAAAGCCGTATATGGCATAGAAAAGTCCACCTATGGAAGTCCAAACAAAGACTATGTGGAGAGCCCAGGTGAGCACTTGCAGTATTTGCATAACCACTGGGAAGAAAGGTGCACCTGCAGGGTCAGCCATGGCTTTTAGCATAGCGGATACATCCGCGAGGGACTGCCCTGCGAAGGCAAGCCTGCCACCAAGTAGCATGAGAGCCAATACACCGAGCAATAACCACCTTGTTAGGTTTTGATAGGCCACCATGCTCATGTCCACACCTCCTTATTTATGAGCTTGAATGCTGGAAGTTGGCACTTCTATCTTGGCGGAGACTCTGCCACCCTTTGAGACCATGTCCGCTATGTAGGCTGAAAGGGCTCGGAGCTCTTCGTCCTTACCCACAAAGTAGGGCATGTATGCGGGATGGGCTTGAGGAGTAAGGTAGTTGGAGAGGAAACCATAAACTGCATCCTCTGAAGTCATACCTTCAAACTTTTTGGCAAAGGGTCTGAGACCAGAAGCTCCTGTCACGTTGTGGCATCCAGAGCATTGGAGTATGGCTATCGCCTTTCCTGCCATTATCTTGTTTTCGGGTGTTATGGTCTTTAGACCCTCTGGCACGAAGGGGTTAACTTTGAGAAAGCCCTTTTCTTTAATGGTATCCACCTCAGACTTTATACCTTTGGCTGGCACGTCTCTGGCGATAATCTGGTTGACCCACACAAATTCACCAGCCACATAGGGCTTGCGGATGGTTTCCCTTATTTTCTCCTCTGGATATACACCCATGAAGAATATGAGTGCATATATGGGGTATGCGATATAGGGTCTTGCAACAGTTGGCTTTATGGAAGTGAGCACAAAGTGTGCAAGGAGGACAAGAAGTATGCCGAATATTAGAGCGTAATACCACTTTGGCACTATTCCAGCAAGCATTATGAGGCTTCTTTCTGGTAGTGTGGAAACATACCATCCGAAGAACATAGTCCCAAAGACAAGACCACCTATACCCCAGTAGGACATGGTCTTGACTATGCTCTTGTATACGTTCTCAGGCACGTCCTTTTTCATAAGGCTTGCAATAACTATGCCGATAGTGCCCGCTATAGCAAACATGAAGGAGCTTCTCATAAGAAGGTGTGGGAAGTAGTTCTTGTTATAAAAAGCGTCAAGGATGTTTCCTGTGGTAAACCACTTCTCATGACCCGGTGAGAGCATAAAGGAAAGGATGCCTACGATTATATACATGGTTGCCCAAGAGCCTATGGCAAAAGTCCAAGCAAGCCTTAGCCAACTCTTTTGGTCTATCCTGCCAAGGGTGTAATAGAGTATATAGACCAGCGTCACCTCAGCCACGAACCATATCCACTCTGCAGCCCAGACCCAAACGAAGTTGTGTATAAGGGCAGATATACCTCTGGGGTTTGCCACTGTGGCGGAGAACCATATGCCAGGACCGGTTATAGAACCAGAGACATAAGAAAATACCAAGAGTGCCAACAGATACCTTTTGATGTAGTCGTAGATCTGCGGGATGTTTTCTCTATAGGCTTTTGTGGCAAGGTATGCCAGCAAAATGGAGGCACCCACTGATGTGTGGGATGCCATGACGTGAATGGTGGCGATAATGGCGATGACCGTGGCACTGCCTATGGTAGGCACATACCACATGGGTTGAAAGCCAAGCACATCCATGTTCGCACCTCCTGTGCGGTTTTAACTTGAAGTTAACATTTAATATAACATGACTTTTATCATTGTCAAGGGTCTGAGGCTTTTTTGATAAGTTGTGCTTATAATTTCATAAAGGAGGCTTATGAATGAAGAAGGTTGTGATACTTGGTGGTGGTGTAGGTGGTGTGGAGTGTGCCATACATTTGAGAAAATACCACTTTGATGTAGAGCTGGTATCTGACAGGGACTTTTTGTATATCTACCCCACATCCATATGGCTACCCACGGGCGAGGCAAAGTTGGAAAATGTTAGTATTCCACTGAAGGATATTGCTAAGGCTCATGGCTTTAAGTTTGCAAAGGGTAAGGTGGTAAAGGTGGACGCAGAAGGCTTTGTCTTTGAAGATGGCAGGCAGGTGAGGGACTTTGACTATCTTGTGGTAGCCCTTGGACAGAGCAAGCTAAAACAGGAAGGAATAGAACACACCTACTCCATATGCTCCTCGCCAGAAGAAACTATGAAATACAAGGAGAAACTTTGGGAACTTCTGCGGAAAGGCTCAGGCAGGTTAGCCTTTGGTTTTGGAGGAAATCCCAAGGCAAAGGAAGCAGTAAGAGGTGGTCCAGTTTTTGAACTACTTTTTAACGTAGATACGCTCCTCAGAAGACGCGGCGTAAGGAATAACTTTGACCTTGCATTTTTTGCACCTATGCCAAGACCGGGGGAAAGACTTGGGGAGAAGGCTTTAAAGCTAATGGATTATATGTTTAAGAAGAGAAACATAAAGGTTTACACGGGCAAAAGGATAGTCAGGTTTCTACCCTATGGGATTGAGTTGGAAGATGGAACTCTTATAGAATCTAACCTTACTCTTTTTGTGTCCGGCGGAGATGGACACCCTGCTATAAAGGAAGGAAACCTACCAAAGACTGAGGCAGGATTTGTAAGGATAGACGGACATTGCAAGGTGGAGGGGTTGGAAAAGGTTTATGCCATAGGTGACTGTGCCAACATAGAAGGACCCGAGTGGAAAGCGAAACAGGGACATCTCACCGAGGCTATGGCACGCATATGTGCAAGACATATGGCATACAAGGAAGGGCTTACTACAAAAGAACCAGAAACATACCACGAGCATATAAATATTCTCTGCTTGATGGATACGGGAGATGGCGGAGCCTTGGCTTATAGGAGCAATAGTAGAGCTTTGCTGTTGCCCATGCCCTTGTTGGGACATTGGCTTAAGAAGGCTTGGGGAATTTATTACGGACTTTCAAAACTTGGCAAAATTCCACAGATTTTATAATAGGCTTTGTTGTGGAGAGGCGTGCAGGCATACTGCTCCACATAAGCTCTCTTCCCTCTGACTTTGGCATAGGAGACCTTGGACCCAACGCCTACAGGTTTGTAGACCTTTTGGTGGAATCTGGTCAAAGCCTTTGGCAGGTTTTACCCCTTAGCCCCACAGAGTTGGAGCATGGAAACTCACCCTACTACTCTTCTTCTCTCTTTGCAGGAAACCCTCTATTTATAAGCCCAGAACTTCTATACGAGGAAGGTCTGATAGACAGACGGACCCTTGAGAGCCTAAGGGTAGAGCCCTCCGATAGAGTAGACTACGAGAGGGTTTACGCCCTAAAGGCACATATGCTGGAAAAGGCTTTGGAAAACTTCAAGGAGAGCCAAGAGTTTTACCTTTTTTGCCAAGAGCAGGCATACTGGCTTGAGGACTATGTTAGATTTAACCTAATAAAGAAAAAACTTAAAAAGTCTTGGTGGGAATGGAAACAGTTGCCAGAGCTTTCAGAGAAGGAGGTTCTAAGAGAAAAGGTAGTCCAGTTTCTTTTCTTCAAGCAATGGAAGGCTTTAAGAACCTACGCCAACTCAAAGGGTGTGAGCCTTGTGGGAGACCTACCCATATACCCTGCACCAGACAGTGTGGATGTTTGGGCAAACAGAGAGATATTCAAGCTAAGAGAGGATGGACTTCCAGAGGTGGTGGCTGGCGTGCCACCCGACTACTTTTCAAAAACGGGACAGCTTTGGGGAAACCCCGTATACAGATGGGACAGGCTAAAGGAAAGGGCTTTTGACTGGTGGCTTTTGAGAATAAGGCATGCCCTTGAGCTTTTTGACTTTGTAAGGCTTGACCACTTTAGAGGCTTTTGTGCCTTTTATCAAGTTCCCTATGGAGAAAAGACCGCAGAAAGAGGCTGGTGGGAAAAAGCAGAGGGCTATAGTCTTTTTGAAACTATAAGAAAAGAGTTTCCACACATGCCTTTTATAGCGGAAGACCTTGGCACAATAGACCAAGAGGTTCATAGCCTAAGAGACCACTTTGGACTGCCGGGAATGAAAGTCTTAGCCTTTGCCTTCTTTGACAAAAACTCAGACCACCTGCCTCATAACCACACCTATAACTCTGTGGTCTACACCACCACCCATGACAACATGCCTATAAGAGGATGGTTCTTTGAGGAATTAAACGAGTGGCAGAGGGCAAGGGTTTTAGACTATCTTGGATACACACCTGAGAGCATAAGCCATGCACTTGTTAGACTTGCTTACATGTCTGTGGCAAAGTATTGCGTAATTGCTATGCAAGACCTACTTGAGCTCGGACAAGAGGCAAGGATGAACACTCCTGCCAAGCCAGAGAGCAACTGGGAGTGGAAGTTAAGGGAAATGCCAAATAGAGAGCTTTGGGAGTGGATTGGTTTGTTGTGCGAGCTATATGGGAGGGGTTAAAATTTCTACATTATGCTTGAAGAAATCCAAAACAAGCTAAAGGCTTTGGGCTATGGTGGTTTCTACACGTGGTATGACCCGCCGGGGACTTATTACGACTGGCATACGCATCCGGAGGATGAGGTAAGATATGTGCTGGAGGGTGAGATAACTATAGGGACTGAGGAAGGTGTGTATCATTTAAAGGCTGGGGATATGTTAGAGGTAAGGGCGGGCACGAGGCACTGGGCAAGAACCGAAAGGGGCGTGAAGTATATCTGTGGACGTAGAAGGGTGTTAAAATAAAAGGGGTGAAGGGATTTGTTGAAAGGGCTATAAGGGAAAGGATAAAGGAGCTGTACTCCTTAGAGCTTGACTCTTTTAGCCTTGAGCCACCAAGGGAAGAAGGCTACGGAGACTATGCCACCAACGTAGCCTTTTTGCTCTCCAAGTTTCTTAGGAAAAACCCACAGGAGATTGCTCAAGAGCTGGCGAGCAAGCTCTCAAACCACCTAATGACTGCAGAGGCGGTCAAGGGCTTTGTAAACATAAGGCTCAGCGAGGAGTTTGTGAGGGAAGAGTTCAAAGGGCTTCTCACAAAGGGGCAAGACTACTTCTTTGAGCCTGTGGAAAAGCCTATGTATATTCAAGTGGAGTTTGTAAGTGCCAACCCTACTGGTCCTTTACATGTGGGACATGGAAGGGGTGCGGTAGTAGGCGATGTGCTTTCAAAGGTTCTCCAAAGGTTTGGACACAAGGTCCTAAGGGAGTATTACATAAACGACGCAGGCAATCAGGTCTATATGCTTGGGCTTTCTGTCCTGCTTAGATACTACGAGCTTTTTGGAAAGGAAGACCCAGGGCTAAGGGAGGTCTTTGAAAGGGAGGGCTACAAGGGCAAATACATAAAAAGGCTCGCCAAAGACTTAAGGGCTTTTTACGGAGAGGAGCTTTTAGACCTTGAAAGGGAGAAGGCTATAGACCTTTGCAAAGAGTATGCTCACAGGAGACTTCTGGAGGATATTAAAGAGACCCTTGAGCTTTTGGCTGTGGCCTTTGATAGTTGGTTTAGCGAGAGAAGTCTTTATGAGAGGGGTCTTGTGGAGGAGGTTATGCAAAGGCTAAGGGAGAAGGGCCACCTATACGAAAGGGACGGTGCCTTGTGGTTCAAAAGCACAGATTTTGGAGATGACAAGGATAGGGTAGTTAGAAAATCCGATGGCTCTTGGACCTACTTTGCCTCAGACATAGCCTATCATTACCAAAAGTTCCAGCGAGGCTTTGACAGGGTTATAAACCTTTGGGGTGCGGACCATCACGGATACGAAAGAAGGCTTATAGGTGCTCTAAAAGCTCTTGATGTTCCAGAAGATTGGCTGAAGGTGGAGTTTGTCCAGATGGTTAGGCTCATGAGCGGTGGTCAAGAGGTGCGTATGTCCAAAAGGACTGGCGAGTTCATTACCCTGCAGGAGCTTATAGAAGAGGTGGGAAAGGATGCGGTAAGGTTTGTTTTTCTTACAAGGGACAGTGATACGCCTTTGGACTTTGACATAGACCTTGTAAAGAAAAACACCACAGAAAACCCCGTCTTTTATGTGCAGTATGCCCATGCAAGGATAAGGGGAGTCTTTAGAGAGGTCAAGGAAAGGTATGGCATAGACCCAGACAAGGAAGACCTAAGAGGATACCTGCATGGGCTGTCTGAAGAAGACCTTAAACTGATTAAAAGGTGTCTATATATGAAAGATACCTTTGAGGCGGTAGCCAAGACCTTCTCTCCTCACCTTATAACTTACTCGCTCCTTGAGCTTGCAAGGGAATTTCACCACTACTACAACCACCACAGAGTAATGGTAGAGGACAAAAACCTTATGCTCTTGAGACTTGCCCTCTTTAAGGGTGTGGAGATAACTCTAAGGACTGCTTTTGAATTGCTGGGAATAGAAGCTCCTGAGAGGATGTAGGTTTTCTCCCTTTGCTACACTTACCGCAAGTGTATAGAGTTGGTCGTTAGAGAGAAGAAGCTCCTGTCCGTTTATCTCCATGAAATATTCAAACACTACTACCGCAGTTCTCTTATTGCCGTCAACAAAAGGATGGTTTTGTATGAGTTTTGAAAAAAGATTAAAGCCAAGAGAAAAAAGGTCATTTTCACCCTCGTATTCCTTTTTATTAATCACGGAGGCTATCGCAGATTCTACGAGGTTTCTATCCCTTACTCCAAAAACTCCCTTATGCTCTTGCATTATGACCCTATTAATCTCCA from Hydrogenobacter sp. T-8 includes these protein-coding regions:
- the recJ gene encoding single-stranded-DNA-specific exonuclease RecJ, which produces MKGLSGKEWVLLSKLIKPEEALSRRLGGLKAQLLANRNFGEEFLESRLNKLIPPFGIPNIYEAVELIGSYVKKGRRIVIFGDYDVDGITGTAILYDLLKKAGAKVVPLLPSRKRGYGLTKELVIKLSRYADLLITVDNGSTAVEELSHATIPTIVLDHHNISEIMPKALVVNPKLGEGRELREISSSGLAFYMSALLRKSLDLDLDVRHYLHFASMGTVADVMPMNLVNRIIVSNGIRLLNHVLRGEFHAPGIRLLMERAGIRDEVSSRDIAFSLAPRLNAPGRVAKPYVALKLLLEKDEDKARMLVERIDKLNQQRRQLSHLALEKAMEQAIVQKEKSVIIVKLEDWAGGVAGIVAGRLANMFTKPTVVISVGKEYSSASVRGTEGMDVHSVLKKLSYLFIKWGGHSTAAGFTIRTEDIPHFESLARLLFSEITSEEGKLYIDMDLPLGYVNQELFDAIRDLEPYGEGFPEPLFMSEPLNLKPIGDNGERLILKSDRFNLISWDSTINKKVYALTSRPRRVVYQLDRRRPNTLLLVDVEA
- a CDS encoding metal-binding protein; its protein translation is MALGRGHDFVNLLALPACLYFVPREFFLPFVGGYLVGTFLLSPDLDLPRSKPSKRWKTLRFIWKPYQALSKHRGTSHVPILGTFLRLTYFLLVVMFFYFVLLGVSSKYMPEIKELLLSFDPFELFSKLAKREEVFYFALGVVLSEVFHVSLDLLTSRLKRFKI
- a CDS encoding Maf family protein; this translates as MRLLILASESKRRVQILSMLGFKFLVVPSYLEEKHHNKPILTARRLAFKKAFTVWKDYKFATVLGADTIVVLGREVLGKPKDKEEAIGMLRKLSGKWHRVITGVSIISPKGRYTFHDTAWVKFRAMSLKDIEEYVETGEPMDKAGAYAVQGMGARFVERIKGDFYTVMGLPASKTYEVLKSVLD
- a CDS encoding peroxiredoxin family protein, which produces MPLKTGDRAKPFELPDKDGNFYSLEDLQGYKLLVFYKVTCGACQLTLPFVERIHRLYGDKVAVLGIAQDPEHAVEDFAKTYRLSFPQLIDHPDYGVSVDYDVQVVPTIFLIDPEGFIEFVSHSFVKAELQRLTERLARIAQAPFEDIFAGQRVPELKPG
- a CDS encoding YggS family pyridoxal phosphate-dependent enzyme → MSCDRLKEVEERIQRACEHAGRRREEVLLLGASKSVPSEKLRNFFHCGLRAFGENRVQEFLKKYEDLRDLPVDWHFIGRLQSNKVKYIIDKISLIHSLDRESLLEEIQNRAGRLGKVQEVLIEVNVGGEETKGGVEPENLKEFFEKCLRAKNVKPLGLMCIPPYRENPEEVRPYFALLRSLRDQLEQEFGLKLPHLSMGMSYDFEIAIEEGATIVRIGTLLFGSRV
- a CDS encoding mechanosensitive ion channel family protein, translated to MSLLKTYGVLLLILILVPSLGLFVERFVFYKLRKLSEKSPWGWDKVLIDSLRYIPTLWSFLVALYLVSEELKLPKSIVLVKDKALWVLFIISFALFVSRLVGGFLRLYINRYREDLPATSLVVQVSRVVILVVGVLIALDKIGVAITPILTALGVGGLAVALALRDTLENLFAGFHILATKQIKVGDYIRLQSGEEGFVEDITWRNTILRQPANNLIIVPNSKLSTSIITNFHMPQPEMSVIVPVGVSYDSDLEKVERVTLEVAREVQKEVEGGVPDFEPMIRLTAFGDFFINFNVILRAKDFGSQHLLRHEFIKRLKKRYEQEGIKIPFPVREVYLNPASKE
- a CDS encoding cytochrome ubiquinol oxidase subunit I, with product MDVLGFQPMWYVPTIGSATVIAIIATIHVMASHTSVGASILLAYLATKAYRENIPQIYDYIKRYLLALLVFSYVSGSITGPGIWFSATVANPRGISALIHNFVWVWAAEWIWFVAEVTLVYILYYTLGRIDQKSWLRLAWTFAIGSWATMYIIVGILSFMLSPGHEKWFTTGNILDAFYNKNYFPHLLMRSSFMFAIAGTIGIVIASLMKKDVPENVYKSIVKTMSYWGIGGLVFGTMFFGWYVSTLPERSLIMLAGIVPKWYYALIFGILLVLLAHFVLTSIKPTVARPYIAYPIYALIFFMGVYPEEKIRETIRKPYVAGEFVWVNQIIARDVPAKGIKSEVDTIKEKGFLKVNPFVPEGLKTITPENKIMAGKAIAILQCSGCHNVTGASGLRPFAKKFEGMTSEDAVYGFLSNYLTPQAHPAYMPYFVGKDEELRALSAYIADMVSKGGRVSAKIEVPTSSIQAHK
- a CDS encoding NAD(P)/FAD-dependent oxidoreductase translates to MKKVVILGGGVGGVECAIHLRKYHFDVELVSDRDFLYIYPTSIWLPTGEAKLENVSIPLKDIAKAHGFKFAKGKVVKVDAEGFVFEDGRQVRDFDYLVVALGQSKLKQEGIEHTYSICSSPEETMKYKEKLWELLRKGSGRLAFGFGGNPKAKEAVRGGPVFELLFNVDTLLRRRGVRNNFDLAFFAPMPRPGERLGEKALKLMDYMFKKRNIKVYTGKRIVRFLPYGIELEDGTLIESNLTLFVSGGDGHPAIKEGNLPKTEAGFVRIDGHCKVEGLEKVYAIGDCANIEGPEWKAKQGHLTEAMARICARHMAYKEGLTTKEPETYHEHINILCLMDTGDGGALAYRSNSRALLLPMPLLGHWLKKAWGIYYGLSKLGKIPQIL
- the malQ gene encoding 4-alpha-glucanotransferase — its product is MERRAGILLHISSLPSDFGIGDLGPNAYRFVDLLVESGQSLWQVLPLSPTELEHGNSPYYSSSLFAGNPLFISPELLYEEGLIDRRTLESLRVEPSDRVDYERVYALKAHMLEKALENFKESQEFYLFCQEQAYWLEDYVRFNLIKKKLKKSWWEWKQLPELSEKEVLREKVVQFLFFKQWKALRTYANSKGVSLVGDLPIYPAPDSVDVWANREIFKLREDGLPEVVAGVPPDYFSKTGQLWGNPVYRWDRLKERAFDWWLLRIRHALELFDFVRLDHFRGFCAFYQVPYGEKTAERGWWEKAEGYSLFETIRKEFPHMPFIAEDLGTIDQEVHSLRDHFGLPGMKVLAFAFFDKNSDHLPHNHTYNSVVYTTTHDNMPIRGWFFEELNEWQRARVLDYLGYTPESISHALVRLAYMSVAKYCVIAMQDLLELGQEARMNTPAKPESNWEWKLREMPNRELWEWIGLLCELYGRG
- a CDS encoding cupin domain-containing protein — translated: MLEEIQNKLKALGYGGFYTWYDPPGTYYDWHTHPEDEVRYVLEGEITIGTEEGVYHLKAGDMLEVRAGTRHWARTERGVKYICGRRRVLK